Proteins from a genomic interval of Candidatus Omnitrophota bacterium:
- a CDS encoding prepilin peptidase, with amino-acid sequence MFEENDLGILIFMFGAIIGSFLNVCIVRLPKGQSIVNPGSYCPKCLQSIAWYDNIPLLSWLVLTGKCRQCKAVISFRYWLVECLTASAFYGFYRHYGLDWVLLAYLVMVSGFIVAAFVDFAIREIPDEVSVGGMGAGIVLSVLIPRLHAPGHEEFLLGSFLAGALVLACVGLGFIYPVFCKHLMEQEDASDRMAKGLVLGALLVIAVVNANASYLPAIAAPHLLALSASLSGLIVGGGAVYAMGLIGDIIFKKESMGGGDVKLMAMAGAFLGWKVALLAFFIAPFFGAVYGIIEKIRTKDSAIAYGPFLIMGVLVSQFWGEHIIAWVLNGGIYGS; translated from the coding sequence ATGTTTGAAGAAAATGATCTTGGCATTTTGATCTTTATGTTCGGTGCCATCATCGGCAGTTTTTTGAACGTCTGCATTGTCCGTCTGCCCAAAGGCCAAAGCATTGTTAATCCAGGGTCGTATTGCCCCAAATGCCTGCAGTCCATTGCCTGGTATGACAATATTCCTTTGCTCAGCTGGCTGGTCCTGACAGGCAAGTGCCGTCAATGCAAGGCGGTCATTTCTTTCCGGTATTGGCTGGTGGAATGTTTGACGGCATCGGCCTTTTATGGTTTTTACCGTCATTATGGCCTGGATTGGGTTTTGTTGGCGTATCTGGTCATGGTCAGCGGCTTTATCGTGGCCGCGTTCGTGGATTTTGCCATCCGCGAGATCCCCGACGAGGTTTCAGTAGGAGGGATGGGAGCCGGCATTGTTCTAAGCGTCCTGATCCCGCGCCTGCACGCACCTGGGCATGAAGAATTCTTGTTGGGTTCTTTCTTGGCAGGCGCCCTGGTCCTGGCCTGTGTGGGGCTTGGTTTTATTTATCCGGTCTTCTGCAAACATTTAATGGAACAAGAAGACGCCAGCGACCGGATGGCCAAAGGGCTGGTCCTGGGTGCTTTACTTGTCATCGCTGTTGTTAACGCCAACGCGTCCTATTTACCCGCCATTGCCGCGCCGCATCTGCTGGCCTTAAGCGCGTCTTTGTCAGGACTGATCGTCGGTGGAGGAGCGGTGTACGCGATGGGACTGATCGGCGATATTATTTTCAAGAAAGAGAGCATGGGCGGGGGCGATGTGAAACTCATGGCTATGGCCGGAGCGTTTTTGGGATGGAAGGTGGCTTTGCTGGCGTTTTTTATAGCGCCTTTCTTCGGGGCCGTGTACGGGATCATCGAGAAGATCCGTACCAAGGACAGCGCCATCGCTTACGGCCCTTTTTTGATCATGGGCGTTTTGGTCAGTCAATTTTGGGGCGAGCACATCATCGCGTGGGTCTTAAACGGGGGAATATACGGGTCATGA
- the pfkA gene encoding 6-phosphofructokinase produces MSVKVKKVGILTSGGDGPGMNAAIRSLVRCSLYHGLEVAGIMRGYQGLLEEDIVPMNHRSVSNIINRGGTILKTARSRDFAIDQGKAKAVEVLRKHHMDALIVIGGDGSYIGANTLYEKWGFPTIGLPGTIDNDLNGTDQTIGCSTAINTALESIDKIRDTAQSMERIFVVEVMGNQSGYIAMEVALAAGAEDVIIPERSFDYEAMHEAIVMGNAKGKVSWIIIVAEGVAKAQVVAENITNATGLETRYVVLGHVQRGGTPSGQDRILSTRLGAAAVDLLISGTFGKAVGLLQDEINVIDLKDATRRAHSHMEEYYKLLKILT; encoded by the coding sequence CGCGGCCATCCGCAGCTTGGTGCGTTGTTCTTTGTATCACGGGCTGGAGGTTGCCGGCATCATGCGCGGCTATCAGGGGCTTTTGGAAGAGGACATCGTGCCCATGAACCATCGCTCGGTGTCCAATATCATCAACAGGGGCGGCACCATCCTGAAGACCGCGCGGTCCAGGGATTTCGCCATCGACCAGGGCAAGGCCAAGGCTGTTGAGGTCCTGCGCAAGCATCACATGGACGCCTTGATCGTCATCGGCGGGGACGGTTCTTATATCGGGGCCAACACGCTTTATGAGAAATGGGGTTTCCCGACCATCGGCCTGCCCGGCACCATCGACAATGACCTCAACGGCACAGACCAGACCATCGGCTGTTCCACGGCCATCAACACCGCTTTGGAATCCATTGACAAGATCCGCGACACGGCCCAGAGCATGGAACGCATTTTTGTGGTGGAGGTCATGGGCAATCAAAGCGGGTATATCGCCATGGAGGTCGCGCTGGCGGCCGGGGCCGAAGATGTGATCATCCCCGAACGTTCGTTCGATTATGAGGCCATGCACGAAGCCATTGTCATGGGCAACGCCAAGGGAAAGGTCAGCTGGATCATCATCGTGGCTGAAGGCGTGGCCAAAGCCCAGGTCGTGGCCGAAAACATCACCAATGCAACCGGTCTTGAGACCCGTTACGTTGTTTTGGGCCATGTCCAGCGCGGGGGCACTCCCAGCGGTCAGGACAGGATATTGTCCACGCGTCTGGGTGCCGCGGCCGTGGACCTTTTGATCAGCGGGACCTTTGGCAAAGCCGTGGGGCTTTTGCAGGACGAGATCAATGTCATTGACCTCAAAGACGCCACCCGGCGCGCCCACAGTCATATGGAAGAATATTATAAACTTTTAAAGATTTTAACGTAG
- a CDS encoding class II fructose-bisphosphate aldolase: MLFDADALVKKLVMTDDIKEKESLARQIHTEAQARGIFLASIHDVYIARGKGQGKNFTVPAMNLRSLTYYLARAVFRVAKRLNAGAFIFEIAKSEMGYTNQPPVEYVGVVLGAAIKEGHQGPVFIQGDHCQIKAAAYATDKKKEVASLKDLVADCVAAGFYNIDVDSSTTVDLSRPSLTEQQRDNFEVCAEMTQLIRKIQPKGIQVSVGGEIGEVGHKNSTVEELAAFMDGYNRSLPKGLTGLSKISVQTGTSHGGVVLPDGTMADVKVDFETLKALSAAGQKKYGLGGAVQHGASTLPDSAFNKFPEINTIEIHLATNFQNKTLDSKLFPKDLYAKMAAWINVNCTAERRPKDTEEQFMYKARKRALGQFKKDIMSMPEGVKEGIAAEIEKNFEFLFRQLSVHDTKDFVTAIVKPVDVTIGLRAAQAVLDGEGDD; the protein is encoded by the coding sequence ATGTTGTTTGATGCGGATGCTTTAGTGAAGAAATTGGTGATGACGGATGATATCAAGGAAAAAGAATCCCTCGCCAGGCAGATCCACACCGAGGCCCAGGCCAGAGGCATTTTCTTGGCGTCCATCCATGACGTTTATATCGCGCGCGGCAAGGGGCAGGGCAAGAACTTCACGGTCCCGGCCATGAACCTGCGTTCTTTGACCTATTATCTGGCGCGCGCTGTTTTTCGCGTCGCCAAACGGCTGAACGCCGGCGCTTTCATTTTTGAGATCGCCAAAAGCGAAATGGGCTATACCAACCAGCCGCCGGTGGAATATGTCGGCGTGGTGCTGGGGGCCGCTATTAAGGAAGGCCACCAAGGTCCGGTGTTCATCCAGGGCGACCATTGCCAGATCAAGGCCGCGGCCTATGCCACAGACAAGAAAAAAGAAGTCGCCTCTCTCAAAGATCTGGTGGCGGATTGCGTGGCTGCCGGTTTTTACAACATTGACGTTGATTCCTCGACCACCGTTGACTTGAGCCGTCCTTCCCTGACCGAACAGCAGAGGGACAATTTTGAAGTGTGCGCCGAAATGACGCAGTTGATCCGCAAGATCCAGCCAAAAGGCATTCAGGTTTCCGTTGGCGGCGAGATCGGCGAGGTCGGCCATAAGAACAGCACGGTGGAAGAACTGGCCGCTTTTATGGACGGTTATAACAGATCTTTGCCCAAGGGCCTGACGGGTTTGAGCAAGATCTCCGTCCAGACAGGCACATCCCACGGCGGGGTTGTTTTGCCGGACGGGACCATGGCCGATGTCAAGGTGGACTTTGAGACCTTGAAAGCATTGTCAGCGGCCGGTCAGAAAAAATACGGATTGGGCGGCGCGGTGCAGCACGGCGCGTCCACCTTGCCGGACAGCGCGTTCAACAAGTTCCCGGAGATCAACACCATTGAGATCCATTTAGCAACGAATTTCCAGAACAAGACCCTGGACAGCAAGTTGTTTCCCAAGGACCTGTACGCGAAAATGGCCGCATGGATCAATGTCAACTGCACCGCTGAACGTAGACCTAAGGACACCGAGGAGCAGTTCATGTATAAGGCGCGCAAACGGGCCCTGGGGCAGTTCAAGAAAGACATCATGAGCATGCCGGAGGGCGTCAAAGAGGGCATTGCCGCCGAGATCGAAAAGAATTTTGAATTCTTATTCAGGCAATTGAGCGTTCATGATACCAAGGATTTCGTCACGGCTATCGTCAAACCGGTGGATGTGACGATCGGTTTGCGCGCTGCGCAGGCGGTCCTGGACGGCGAAGGAGATGATTAG
- a CDS encoding 2-isopropylmalate synthase yields MDNNKVLVFDTTLRDGEQAPGATMNEKEKLEIAFALERLGVDIIEAGFPVSSKGDFDSVKNVAKHVKNSIVCGLARSIIKDIDAVIEAVKPAKHKRIHIFLATSKIHLEHKFKKSEDEILDMAVAAVQYARQRMDDIEFSPEDASRTEKAFLYRVLEAVIDAGATTVNIPDTVGYSTPLEYGAVIAGIRGHVPNINKVVISTHCHDDLGLAVANSLAGVQNGARQVECTINGIGERAGNASMEEIVMALRTRRDFFGLTTNINTKEFYRVSRMVSKATGFIVPPNKAIVGVNAFRHESGIHQDGVLKEKRTYEIMNPEDVGVPSGEGLVLGKHSGRHAFKDRLKRLGFNLDVLALDAAFARFKDLADKKKEIYDEDLMAIVEDEEKPARATVVLTDLVYTSGSKVKPQVKVTLTYKGKKIVRESTGDGPVDACYKAIASVAKVKAKLLDYSIRSVTQGDDAQGEVSVKVSVAGKNVLGRAASTDIIEASAKAYINAINKVI; encoded by the coding sequence ATGGACAACAATAAAGTTTTAGTTTTTGACACGACCTTGCGCGACGGGGAGCAGGCGCCCGGCGCCACCATGAACGAAAAAGAAAAGCTGGAGATCGCTTTTGCTTTGGAGCGTCTGGGTGTGGACATCATCGAGGCGGGTTTTCCTGTTTCGTCCAAGGGGGATTTCGATTCGGTCAAGAACGTGGCCAAACACGTGAAGAATTCCATTGTCTGCGGTTTGGCGCGTTCCATCATCAAGGACATTGACGCGGTCATTGAGGCCGTCAAGCCGGCCAAACACAAACGCATCCATATTTTCCTGGCCACTTCCAAGATCCACCTGGAACATAAGTTCAAGAAAAGCGAGGATGAGATCCTGGACATGGCGGTCGCGGCCGTCCAATACGCGCGCCAGCGCATGGACGATATTGAATTCTCACCCGAGGATGCCTCGCGCACCGAAAAGGCCTTCCTGTATCGCGTTTTGGAAGCGGTCATTGATGCCGGAGCCACCACGGTCAACATTCCCGACACCGTCGGGTATTCGACCCCGCTGGAATACGGGGCCGTGATCGCGGGTATCCGCGGCCATGTGCCCAATATCAACAAGGTGGTCATTTCCACCCATTGCCACGATGATCTGGGCTTGGCGGTGGCGAATTCTTTGGCCGGGGTGCAAAACGGAGCCCGGCAGGTGGAATGCACCATCAACGGCATCGGTGAGCGCGCGGGCAATGCCTCCATGGAAGAGATCGTCATGGCCCTGCGCACGCGCCGGGATTTTTTTGGTTTGACGACGAACATCAATACCAAAGAATTTTATCGCGTCTCGCGCATGGTCAGCAAAGCCACGGGATTCATTGTGCCGCCCAACAAAGCTATTGTCGGGGTCAACGCGTTCCGCCATGAAAGCGGTATCCACCAGGACGGGGTTTTGAAAGAAAAACGCACCTATGAGATCATGAACCCGGAAGATGTCGGCGTTCCCTCCGGCGAGGGCCTGGTTTTGGGCAAACATTCCGGCCGTCACGCCTTCAAAGACCGTTTGAAACGCTTGGGGTTTAATTTGGACGTCCTCGCCCTGGATGCCGCGTTCGCGCGGTTCAAGGACCTGGCGGATAAAAAGAAGGAAATTTACGACGAGGACTTGATGGCCATTGTTGAAGATGAAGAAAAACCGGCCAGGGCAACCGTCGTTCTGACAGACCTGGTCTATACCAGCGGAAGCAAGGTCAAGCCGCAGGTCAAGGTCACCCTGACGTATAAGGGAAAGAAGATCGTCAGGGAGTCCACGGGCGACGGGCCGGTGGACGCCTGTTACAAGGCCATTGCTTCAGTCGCCAAAGTCAAAGCCAAACTGCTGGATTACAGCATCCGGTCCGTGACCCAGGGCGATGATGCCCAGGGCGAGGTCAGCGTCAAGGTCTCTGTCGCGGGCAAGAATGTTTTGGGCCGCGCGGCCAGCACTGACATCATTGAGGCCTCCGCGAAAGCGTATATCAACGCGATCAATAAAGTGATATAG
- the ilvC gene encoding ketol-acid reductoisomerase, with amino-acid sequence MAKIYYDKDCNINDIKPKTIAVVGYGIQGRGQALNLRDSGLKVIVAQRPGGPNYAKAKKDGFHPVSVEEAAKKADVIIILTQDHLQADIYRNSIAPYLTKGKALAFSHGFNIHFKFIVPPKNVDVFMIAPKGPGALVRRQYEEGKGVPCLVAVHQNATGKALKIALAYAKGIGGSRAGIIQTTFKEETETDLFGEQTVLCGGASELVKAGFETLVKAGYQPEIAYFECLHELKLIVDLIYEDGIQGMRRRVSDTAEYGDMTRGPRIVNARTRAEMKKILKEIQSGKFAKEWMAENKKGRPRFNRMRKAGENHLVEKVGARLRAMMSWMKK; translated from the coding sequence ATGGCTAAAATTTATTATGACAAGGATTGCAACATCAACGACATCAAGCCCAAAACCATCGCGGTGGTGGGTTACGGCATTCAGGGCCGCGGCCAGGCCTTGAATTTGCGCGACAGCGGTCTGAAGGTCATCGTGGCCCAGCGTCCGGGCGGTCCGAATTATGCAAAGGCCAAAAAGGACGGTTTTCATCCGGTGTCCGTCGAGGAAGCGGCCAAGAAAGCCGATGTCATCATCATTTTGACCCAGGACCATTTGCAGGCGGACATTTACAGGAATTCCATCGCGCCGTATCTGACCAAGGGCAAGGCGCTGGCGTTCTCGCACGGGTTTAACATCCATTTCAAGTTCATCGTTCCCCCCAAGAACGTGGACGTGTTCATGATAGCACCCAAAGGCCCCGGGGCCTTGGTGCGCCGTCAATATGAGGAAGGCAAAGGCGTGCCGTGTCTGGTGGCGGTGCATCAAAACGCCACGGGTAAGGCCTTGAAGATCGCCTTGGCCTATGCCAAGGGCATCGGCGGTTCGCGCGCCGGTATCATCCAAACGACATTCAAGGAAGAGACCGAGACCGACCTGTTCGGTGAGCAGACGGTGTTGTGCGGAGGTGCCAGCGAATTGGTCAAGGCCGGTTTTGAGACATTGGTCAAGGCCGGGTATCAGCCGGAGATCGCCTATTTTGAATGTTTGCACGAGCTGAAATTGATCGTGGACCTCATTTACGAAGACGGCATCCAGGGCATGCGCCGCCGCGTGTCCGATACCGCCGAATACGGCGACATGACCCGGGGGCCTCGCATTGTCAATGCCCGCACCCGCGCTGAGATGAAAAAGATCCTCAAAGAGATCCAGTCGGGTAAATTCGCCAAAGAATGGATGGCCGAGAACAAAAAAGGCCGTCCCCGTTTCAACAGGATGCGCAAGGCCGGCGAGAACCACCTTGTGGAGAAGGTGGGCGCCCGTCTTCGGGCCATGATGAGCTGGATGAAGAAGTAG
- the aroE gene encoding shikimate dehydrogenase, translated as MVHEPPVLYGIIGNPVAHSLSPCMHNAAFKALGVNAVYKLFPLADDEELKIFFEDLKEQGNPIFGLNVTVPYKEKAMVYVDTVDPFAEKVGAVNTLVIDHQRKIRGFNTDGPGFLVHLRELGFDPKGKRIAIVGAGGTARAVVSVLSLVKERPQSILLFNRTLGHARELVDDLSTRMDTGIVRVVQDMGDLNIELADLLINTSSVGMKPEDPRIIDPQLFHSDMLVYDVVYAPAETKFLSDAKARGAKIANGLGMLFYQGVLAFQHWADVEIDDRVKRIMRKALEEKAGVTHV; from the coding sequence ATGGTCCACGAACCGCCGGTCCTATACGGCATCATCGGTAATCCCGTGGCGCACAGTTTGTCGCCGTGCATGCACAACGCGGCGTTCAAGGCCCTGGGCGTCAACGCGGTCTATAAACTATTCCCTTTAGCCGACGACGAGGAACTGAAGATTTTCTTTGAGGACCTTAAAGAACAGGGGAATCCCATTTTCGGCCTCAACGTCACGGTGCCGTATAAAGAGAAGGCCATGGTTTACGTGGACACCGTGGATCCTTTTGCCGAAAAAGTGGGCGCGGTCAATACGCTGGTCATTGACCATCAGCGCAAGATCAGGGGATTTAATACCGACGGGCCGGGATTTCTTGTTCATTTGAGGGAACTGGGCTTTGATCCCAAGGGCAAACGCATCGCCATCGTGGGCGCCGGAGGAACGGCCAGGGCTGTTGTCAGCGTGTTGTCCCTGGTCAAGGAAAGGCCACAGAGCATTTTGCTTTTTAACCGCACGCTTGGTCATGCCAGGGAATTGGTGGATGACCTTTCCACCAGGATGGACACCGGCATCGTCCGCGTGGTGCAGGACATGGGCGACCTTAACATTGAGTTGGCGGACCTTCTTATTAATACTTCGTCCGTCGGTATGAAGCCGGAAGATCCGCGGATCATAGACCCGCAATTGTTCCATTCGGACATGCTTGTCTATGACGTGGTCTACGCGCCGGCTGAAACCAAATTCCTGTCCGACGCCAAGGCGCGGGGGGCCAAAATTGCCAATGGCTTAGGCATGCTGTTTTATCAGGGCGTGCTGGCCTTCCAGCATTGGGCTGACGTTGAGATCGACGATCGCGTCAAAAGGATCATGCGCAAGGCGCTTGAAGAAAAAGCGGGGGTTACCCATGTTTGA